A window of Peromyscus eremicus chromosome 7, PerEre_H2_v1, whole genome shotgun sequence contains these coding sequences:
- the C7H11orf97 gene encoding uncharacterized protein C11orf97 homolog codes for MRRQEALVVTAGTAAEAGRDGEQPRPTGLGCRARIEPGGPQEPRQQWKTFLYCEPHRRIKEVLEEELSIKRDECHVKSPPAVALDGIWSIKRNLPVGGMIPGQQSRNSSLPQAKYYSRHGGLRR; via the exons ATGAGGCGGCAGGAGGCGCTGGTGGTGACGGCAGGGACAGCAGCGGAGGCGGGCCGCGACGGGGAACAGCCGAGGCCCACAGGGCTGGGGTGCAGGGCTCGTATAGAGCCCGGCGGCCCCCAAGAGCCCCGCCAACAAT GGAAGACATTTTTATACTGCGAGCCCCATAGAAGAATCAAGGAGGTTTTGGAGGAAGAACTTTCTATCAAGAGGGATGAATGCCATGTAAAAAGCCCACCTGCAG TGGCCCTGGATGGAATTTGGAGCATTAAAAGGAATCTCCCTGTGGGAGGCATGATACCAGGACAGCAGAGCAGAAACAGTTCACTCCCACAAGCCAAGTACTATTCAAGGCATGGAGGGCTGAGAA GATAA
- the Fut4 gene encoding alpha-(1,3)-fucosyltransferase 4 produces the protein MARAGRERQYESRCRPSRSVDAWRSEAAAPGLCMGTPGVRRRAPRGGWRLPRSSSALAAAGLLCTALTACICWGQLPPMPWASPAPPRPVGVLLWWEPFRGRGGHPRPPPDCSLRFNISGCRLLTDRAAYGEAQAVLFHHRDLVKGPPDWPPPWGAQVRTDEALELHVFDDQEGAAMLAGEAQETTGSRPPGQRWVWMNFESPSHSPGLRGLAKNLFNWTLSYRADSDVFVPYGFLYPRSHPADQPPGLGPPLARKRGLVAWVVSHWDERQARVRYYHQLSRHVSVDVFGRAGPGQPVPASGLLHTVARYKFYLAFENSQHVDYITEKLWRNAFLAGAVPVVLGPDRANYERFVPRGSFIHVDDFPSAASLAAYLLFLDRNLAVYRRYFHWRRSYAVHITSFWDEPWCRACQAVQISGDQPKSIHNLAGWFER, from the coding sequence ATGGCCCGGGCCGGCCGCGAGCGGCAGTATGAGAGTCGGTGCCGCCCCTCGCGGTCCGTGGACGCGTGGCGATCCGAGGCGGCCGCTCCTGGGCTCTGCATGGGGACGCCGGGAGTCAGGCGACGCGCACCGCGCGGAGGCTGGCGATTACCCCGGAGCTCCTCTGCGCTGGCTGCAGCCGGGCTGCTGTGCACCGCGTTGACCGCCTGCATCTGCTGGGGACAGCTGCCGCCGATGCCCTGGGCGTCCCCAGCCCCGCCGCGCCCGGTGGGCGTGCTGCTCTGGTGGGAACCCTTTAGGGGGCGCGGCGGCCACCCCAGGCCTCCCCCTGATTGCAGCCTGCGCTTCAACATCAGCGGCTGCCGCTTGCTCACCGACCGCGCGGCCTACGGGGAAGCTCAGGCAGTGCTTTTCCACCACCGCGACCTGGTGAAGGGACCTCCCGACTGGCCCCCGCCCTGGGGCGCCCAAGTGCGCACGGACGAGGCTCTAGAGCTACATGTGTTCGACGACCAGGAGGGAGCGGCGATGCTAGCAGGCGAAGCCCAGGAGACCACAGGCTCTAGACCTCCGGGTCAGCGCTGGGTGTGGATGAACTTTGAGTCGCCTTCTCACTCCCCTGGGCTGCGGGGCTTGGCTAAGAACCTTTTCAATTGGACGCTGTCCTACCGTGCCGACTCGGATGTCTTCGTGCCCTATGGCTTCCTCTACCCCAGGAGCCATCCAGCTGACCAGCCGCCAGGCCTGGGTCCCCCGCTGGCCCGCAAGCGGGGCCTGGTAGCctgggttgtgagccactgggaTGAGCGCCAGGCCCGGGTCCGTTACTACCACCAGCTGAGCCGGCACGTGTCTGTGGATGTGTTTGGTCGGGCGGGACCCGGGCAACCAGTGCCTGCCAGCGGGCTGCTGCACACTGTGGCCCGCTACAAGTTTTACCTGGCCTTCGAGAACTCACAGCATGTGGATTACATCACTGAGAAGCTGTGGCGGAATGCCTTCCTGGCCGGGGCCGTGCCAGTGGTGCTAGGTCCTGACCGGGCCAACTATGAGCGCTTCGTGCCTCGTGGCTCCTTCATCCACGTGGATGACTTCCCTAGTGCTGCCTCCCTGGCTGCCTACCTGCTCTTTCTTGACCGAAACCTGGCTGTCTATCGCCGCTACTTCCACTGGCGTCGGAGCTATGCGGTGCACATTACCTCTTTCTGGGATGAGCCATGGTGCCGGGCATGCCAAGCTGTGCAGATCTCTGGGGACCAGCCCAAGAGCATCCACAACCTGGCAGGCTGGTTCGAGCGCTGA